One Setaria viridis chromosome 3, Setaria_viridis_v4.0, whole genome shotgun sequence DNA window includes the following coding sequences:
- the LOC117850052 gene encoding uncharacterized protein: MVSPLCCSLPPLLWFILFFIFSAAGDGGAAALDTQAAYLARMKEQFPGSGMSRWDFSSPAPDYCRFQGVACDEGGNVTGIDVTSWRLVGRLPPGVCASLPALRELRMACNDVRGGFPAGLLNCTYLEVLNVSYSSMSGTVPDLSPLRALRVLDMSNNLFTGAFPTSIANVTTLEFVNFNENPGFDIWRPPETFMALRRIRVLILSTTSMRGGIPAWLGNMTSLTDLELSGNFLTGRIPVSLARLHRLQFLELYYNELEGVVPPELGNLTELTDIDLSENRLTGGIPESLCALPNLQVLQIYTNRLTGPIPAVLGNSSQLRILSLYRNQLTGEIPGDLGRYSELNVIEVSENQLTGPLPPYACANGQLQYILVLSNLLTGPIPAAYAACSLLLRFRVSNNHLEGDVPPGVFGLPHASIIDLSYNHLTGPVPAAVAYAANLTSLFASNNRMSGELPAEIAGASGLVKIDLSNNFIGGAIPEAVGRLSRLNQLSLQGNRMNGSIPESLAGLRSLNVLNLSDNALSGPIPESLCTLLPNSLDFSNNNLSGPVPAPLIKEGLLESVAGNPGLCVAFRLNLTEPALPLCPRPSRLRRGLAGDVWVVGVCALVCVAAALALARRWVLRARRDAEHDGAPTSPASRSSSYDVTSFHKLSFDQHEILEALIDKNIVGHGGSGTVYKIELSSGELVAVKKLWVSAARRTKQQHDVQVLTSTTSSGWLGDRELRTEVETLGSIRHKNIVKLYCCYSGADSNLLVYEYMPNGNLWEALHGCFLLLDWPTRHRVALGVAQGLAYLHHDLMFPIVHRDIKSSNILLDADFEPKVADFGIAKVLQARGAGADRDASTTTIAGTYGYLAPEYAYSSKATTKCDVYSFGVVLMELATGRKPIEPEFGDTRDIVHWVSGKVAAGAEADALDKRLAWSPYKEEMVQALRVAVRCTCSIPGLRPAMADVVQMLAEAGPRTPKDKLDSNKDSKGSAGQQQPKLPPASP; this comes from the exons ATGGTGTCCCCTCTCTGTTGTTCACTCCCACCCTTGCTCTGGTTTAttctcttcttcatcttctccgcggccggcgatggcggcgcggcggcattGGACACGCAGGCTGCCTACCTGGCCAGGATGAAGGAGCAGTTCCCCGGGTCGGGCATGTCGAGGTGGGActtctcctcgccggcgccggactACTGCCGGTTCCAGGGCGTCGCCTGCGACGAGGGCGGCAACGTCACGGGCATCGACGTCACGTCGTGGCGCCTCGTCGGCAGGCTCCCGCCGGGCGTCTGCGCGTCCCTCCCCGCGCTCCGGGAGCTCCGGATGGCGTGCAACGACGTCCGCGGCGGCTTCCCCGCCGGCCTGCTCAACTGCACGTACCTCGAGGTGCTCAACGTCAGCTACTCCAGCATGTCCGGCACCGTGCCGGACCTGTCCCCGCTGCGGGCGCTCCGGGTGCTCGACATGTCCAACAACCTCTTCACCGGCGCGTTCCCGACGTCCATCGCCAACGTCACGACCCTCGAGTTCGTCAACTTCAACGAGAACCCCGGTTTCGACATCTGGCGGCCGCCGGAGACGTTCATGGCGCTGCGCCGGATCCGCGTGCTCATCCTCTCCACCACGTCGATGCGCGGCGGCATCCCGGCGTGGCTCGGCAACATGACGTCGCTCACCGACCTGGAGCTCAGCGGCAACTTCCTGACCGGCCGCATCCCGGTGTCGCTGGCGCGTCTTCACAGGCTGCAGTTCCTGGAGCTCTACTACAACGAGCTGGAGGGCGTggtcccgccggagctcggcaACCTGACGGAGCTAACCGACATCGACCTGTCGGAGAACCGGCTAACCGGCGGCATCCCGGAGTCGCTGTGCGCGCTGCCCAACCTGCAAGTGCTCCAGATATACACGAATCGGCTGACGGGCCCCATCCCGGCCGTCCTGGGAAACTCGTCGCAGCTGCGCATCCTGTCCTTGTACCGGAACCAGCTCACCGGCGAGATACCCGGCGACCTCGGGCGGTACTCGGAGCTGAACGTGATCGAGGTGTCGGAGAACCAGCTGAcggggccgctgccgccgtacGCCTGCGCCAACGGCCAGCTCCAGTACATCCTGGTGCTGAGCAACCTGCTGACGGGGCCCATCCCGGCGGCGTACGCGGCGTGCTCGCTGCTGCTCCGGTTCCGGGTGAGCAACAACCACCTGGAGGGAGACGTCCCGCCGGGCGTCTTCGGCCTCCCGCACGCCTCCATCATCGACCTCTCCTACAACCACCTGACGGGGCCGGTCCCCGCGGCGGTGGCCTACGCCGCCAACCTCACGTCGCTGTTCGCGTCCAACAACCGGATGTCCGGCGAGCTCCCGGCGGAGATCGCCGGCGCGTCGGGGCTCGTGAAGATCGACCTGAGCAACAACTTTATCGGCGGCGCGATCCCGGAGGCCGTGGGGCGTCTGTCGCGGCTGAACCAGCTGTCGCTGCAGGGGAACCGGATGAACGGCTCCATCCCGGAGTCGCTCGCCGGTCTCCGGAGCCTGAACGTGCTGAACCTGTCGGACAACGCGCTGTCTGGGCCCATCCCAGAGTCGCTGTGCACGCTGCTGCCCAACTCGCTGGACTTCTCCAACAACAACCTGTCGGgcccggtgccggcgccgctcATCAAGGAGGGCCTGCTGGAGAGCGTGGCGGGGAACCCGGGGCTGTGCGTGGCGTTCCGGCTGAACCTGACGGAGCCGGCGCTGCCGCTGTGCCCGCGGCCGTCGAGGCTGCGGCGGGGGCTCGCCGGGGACGTGTGGGTGGTCGGGGTGTGCGCGCTGGtgtgcgtggcggcggcgctggcgctggcgcgaCGGTGGGTTCTGCGGGCGCGGCGGGACGCGGAGCACGACGGCGCGCCGACTTCGCCGGCGTCGAGGAGCTCGTCCTACGACGTGACGAGCTTCCACAAGCTGAGCTTCGACCAGCACGAGATCCTGGAGGCGCTGATCGACAAGAACATCGTCGGCCACGGCGGCTCCGGGACGGTGTACAAGATCGAGCTCAGCAGCGGCGAGCTGGTGGCGGTGAAGAAGCTGTGGgtgtcggcggcgcggcggaccaAGCAGCAGCACGACGTGCAGGTGCTGACGAGCACCACCAGCAGTGGTTGGCTGGGCGACCGGGAGCTGCGGACGGAGGTGGAGACGCTGGGCAGCATCCGGCACAAGAACATCGTGAAGCTCTACTGCTGCTACTCCGGCGCCGACAGCAACCTGCTGGTGTACGAGTACATGCCCAACGGCAACCTCTGGGAGGCGCTGCACGGCTGCTTCCTGCTGCTCGACTGGCCCACGCGCCACCGGGTGGCGCTCGGCGTCGCGCAGGGCCTCGCCTACCTCCACCACGACCTCATGTTCCCCATCGTCCACCGCGACATCAAGTCAtccaacatcctcctcgacgccgaCTTCGAACCCAAGGTCGCAGACTTCGGCATCGCCAAGGTGCTCcaggcgcgcggcgccggcgccgacagggacgcgtccaccaccaccatcgccggCACATACGGCTACCTCGCGCCAG AGTACGCCTACTCGTCCAAGGCGACGACCAAgtgcgacgtgtacagcttcggcgtggtgCTGATGGAGCTGGCGACGGGGAGGAAGCCCATCGAGCCGGAGTTCGGCGACACGAGGGACATCGTGCACTGGGTCTCCGGCaaggtggccgccggcgccgaggcggaCGCGCTGGACAAGCGCCTGGCGTGGAGCCCCTACAAGGAGGAGATGGTGCAGGCGCTGCGCGTCGCCGTGCGATGCACCTGCAGCATCCCGGGGCTCCGCCCCGCCATGGCCGACGTCGTCCAGATGCTCGCCGAGGCGGGGCCACGGACTCCCAAGGACAAGCTGGACAGCAACAAGGACTCCAAGGGCTCCGCCGGCCAGCAGCAGCCCAAGCTACCACCAGCTAGTCCATAG
- the LOC117850175 gene encoding xylulose kinase 2 → MADAGGGCCSLRLPDDSLFLGLDCSTQSLKATVLDASLGIVAADSVHFDSDLPHYGTHGGVRRDPAERGRIVSPPLMWAEALDLLLARLRPRADLRRVAAVSGSAQQHGSVYWARGAAAALAALDPARSLAPQLAAAFAAPESPVWMDSSTAAQCREVEAAMGGALRLASLTGCRAHERCTGPQIRKMHQTRPQVYDATERVSLVSSFMASLLVGGYACIDETDGAGMNIMDIATRQLREDALQATAPNLKGRIGKLAPAHAVAGKIAPYFVQRFQFASSCLVIQWSGDNPNSLAGLTLSNPGDLAISLGTSDTVFGVTESPEPTLEGNIFPNPVDPKTYMVLLCYKNGSLTREDLRNRYAEGSWDMFNRLLEETALLNGGKLGFYYKEHEILPPLPVGFHRYIVKNLSSGSLDQMVEEEVDEFDPPSEVRAIIEGQFLSMRGHAEQCGLPVPPKRIIATGGASSNPIILKIMASIFGCPVYTSQRSDSASLGAALRAAHGWLCNQQDEFVPFSCVYSGRIDRTSLSMKLAVPFGDCKRDTELLNNYTLLVRKRLEIEQKLIERFGR, encoded by the exons ATGGCCGACGccggcggtggctgctgctccctccgcctccccgacGACTCCCTCTTCCTCGGCCTCGACTGCTCCACCCA GTCGCTCAAGGCCACCGTGCTGGACGCCAGCCTCGGCATCGTCGCCGCCGACTCCGTCCACTTCGACTCCGACCTGCCGCACTACGGCACCCACGGCGGCGTCCGCCGGGACCCCGCCGAGCGCGGCCGCATCGTGTCGCCGCCGCTCATGTGGGCCGAGGCCCTGGACCTGCTCCTCGCCAGGCTGCGGCCCCGCGCGGAcctccgccgcgtcgccgccgtctccggcTCCGCGCAGCAGCACGGCAGCGTGTACTGGGccaggggcgccgccgccgcgctggccgcGCTCGACCCGGCCCGGAGCCTCGCGCCGCAGCTCGCGGCCGCGTTCGCGGCGCCGGAGTCGCCCGTGTGGATGGACAGCAGCACGGCGGCGCAGTGCCGGGAGGTGGAGGCAGCGATGGGCGGCGCCCTGCGGCTGGCCTCGCTCACGGGGTGCCGCGCGCACGAGCGCTGCACGGGGCCGCAGATACGGAAGATGCACCAGACCAGGCCGCAGGTGTACGACGCCACCGAGAGGGTGTCGCTGGTCAGCTCATTCATGGCGTCCCTGCTCGTCGGCGGGTACGCCTGCATCGACGAGACCGACGGCGCTGGGATGAACATCATGGACATCGCCACGCGCCAGCTGCGCGAGGACGCTCTTCAG GCTACGGCTCCAAATTTAAAAGGGAGGATCGGGAAACTAGCACCAGCTCATGCTGTGGCTGGAAAAATTGCTCCTTATTTTGTTCAGAG ATTTCAGTTTGCAAGCAGCTGTCTAGTTATTCAGTGGTCAGGGGACAATCCCAATAGCCTTGCAG GCTTAACTTTGAGCAATCCTGGTGATCTCGCAATCAGTCTTGGGACAAGTGATACA GTTTTTGGGGTCACTGAGTCGCCAGAACCAACCCTTGAGGGAAACATCTTTCCTAACCCAGTTGATCCCAAGACCTACATGGTATTGCTTTGCTATAAAAATGGATCTCTGACACGAGAAG ACCTTCGCAATCGTTATGCTGAGGGATCTTGGGATATGTTCAACAGGTTGCTTGAAGAAACAGCCCTGTTGAATG GAGGGAAGTTGGGATTTTACTACAAGGAACATGAGATTCTCCCACCACTTCCAG TTGGATTTCACCGGTACATTGTCAAGAACTTGAGTAGCGGATCTTTAGATCAGATggtggaagaagaagttgaCGAGTTTGATCCTCCTTCGGAG GTGCGTGCGATAATTGAAGGGCAGTTCCTGTCCATGAGGGGCCATGCTGAGCAATGTGGCCTGCCAGTACCTCCAAAGCGTATTATAGCAACTGGTGGCGCGTCCTCAAACCCAATAATTCTCAAGATAATGGCATCTATTTTTGGCTGTCCAGTGTACACTTCCCAAAGATCAG ACTCTGCATCTTTGGGTGCTGCTCTGCGAGCAGCCCATGGGTGGCTCTGTAATCAACAAgatgagtttgtgccattctcATGTGTGTACTCTGGGAGAATTGATAGAACATCACTGAGCATGAAGTTGGCTGTTCCTTTTGGGGACTGCAAGAGAGACACTGAACTTCTGAACAATTACACATTGTTGGTTAGGAAGAGGTTGGAGATTGAGCAGAAGCTCATCGAAAGGTTCGGTCGATGA